A single genomic interval of Pyrobaculum arsenaticum DSM 13514 harbors:
- a CDS encoding PaREP1 family protein — protein MNVEALEKPLPKPTAEDYATARLLEALIEARLALEFLQRGLVRNAAGKAFQAWRALLASLLRLELDKLAQIAKTDEEKRRLAEKAVPRVPTTRMKALSQLLEEIGHANISAWTSVALNLREYQYNGPDPDLAASMYRSREEAAKDVVLLVAEIAKRAEALRQRVKWSAELEEALRALKEQLK, from the coding sequence ATGAACGTGGAGGCCCTCGAAAAGCCGCTACCCAAGCCGACTGCTGAGGACTACGCAACGGCTAGGCTGTTGGAAGCGCTTATAGAGGCAAGACTGGCACTGGAATTCCTCCAAAGAGGCCTAGTCAGAAACGCCGCGGGGAAGGCCTTCCAGGCGTGGAGGGCGTTGTTAGCCTCCCTTCTTAGACTAGAGCTAGACAAACTCGCCCAGATAGCAAAAACAGACGAGGAGAAGAGGCGGCTCGCCGAGAAGGCCGTCCCCAGGGTTCCGACCACGAGGATGAAGGCGCTCTCCCAACTGCTTGAGGAGATTGGGCACGCGAACATTTCGGCGTGGACGAGCGTAGCGCTTAATCTACGCGAGTACCAGTACAACGGCCCCGACCCAGACCTCGCCGCCAGCATGTACCGCAGTAGGGAAGAGGCGGCGAAAGACGTAGTTCTGCTAGTCGCCGAGATTGCCAAGCGGGCCGAAGCGCTCAGACAGAGGGTAAAATGGAGCGCAGAGCTGGAGGAGGCGCTGAGAGCTCTGAAAGAGCAGCTTAAGTAA
- a CDS encoding AbrB/MazE/SpoVT family DNA-binding domain-containing protein, whose product MEVRVGRRGTVKIPRSVAEALGIGEGSRLLLELEGGRIVLRPVPDAVELAIKGEKIARVTLEELESTSCEEQERYLKG is encoded by the coding sequence GTGGAGGTGCGTGTTGGTAGGAGGGGTACTGTGAAGATCCCCAGATCTGTTGCCGAGGCCCTCGGCATTGGCGAGGGGTCGAGGCTGTTGCTGGAGCTGGAGGGGGGCCGCATTGTGCTTAGGCCGGTTCCGGATGCCGTGGAGCTGGCTATCAAGGGTGAGAAGATTGCTAGGGTCACCTTGGAGGAGCTGGAGTCGACGAGCTGTGAGGAGCAGGAGAGGTACCTCAAGGGTTAG
- a CDS encoding PIN domain-containing protein yields the protein MRSRRGTSRVSVIVDTSFLLPTLGVEVEEECMEVVPLFRKAEVWYLEVALLEAMWKILKLVGREKLERVRLGLEAIRASYRVAEPPPEAYTKAVEIFDKGHRDYIDALHYATASALGAPFLTVDYRFIDFLRGAGYRVEGVVITPRELRKMLGGSLGK from the coding sequence GTGAGGAGCAGGAGAGGTACCTCAAGGGTTAGTGTTATTGTAGATACGTCGTTTCTCCTGCCGACCCTGGGTGTGGAGGTCGAAGAGGAGTGCATGGAGGTCGTGCCGCTGTTTAGGAAGGCGGAGGTGTGGTATCTAGAGGTGGCTCTCCTTGAGGCCATGTGGAAAATACTTAAACTGGTTGGCAGGGAGAAGCTGGAGAGAGTTAGGCTGGGGTTGGAGGCTATTAGGGCGAGCTACCGCGTGGCGGAGCCGCCGCCTGAGGCCTACACAAAGGCTGTGGAGATATTTGACAAAGGACATAGAGATTACATCGACGCTCTGCACTACGCAACGGCGAGCGCTTTGGGAGCGCCGTTTTTGACAGTAGACTATAGATTTATAGACTTTTTGAGGGGCGCCGGCTATCGGGTTGAGGGCGTGGTGATAACTCCAAGGGAGCTGAGGAAAATGCTCGGGGGCTCTCTCGGCAAGTAG
- a CDS encoding PaREP1 family protein, with amino-acid sequence MDVEVLERPLPKPTAEEYAAARLLEALVEARLALEFLQRGLVRNAAGKAFQAWRALLAALLRLELDKLLQAAKTEDEKRWLAERAVPRVPTTRMKALSHMLEEIGHAGISPWTDKALDLHEYQYNGPDPDLAVSMYRSRAEAAKDVELLVAELARRVEALKQRTKWSGELEEALGALEKELRTPQSP; translated from the coding sequence GTGGACGTGGAGGTTCTCGAAAGGCCACTGCCGAAGCCCACTGCTGAGGAGTACGCCGCGGCTAGGCTTCTGGAGGCCCTCGTAGAGGCTAGGCTCGCTCTTGAATTTCTGCAGAGGGGCCTCGTGAGGAACGCCGCGGGGAAGGCCTTCCAAGCGTGGAGGGCGTTGTTAGCCGCACTGCTGAGGCTTGAGCTGGACAAGTTGTTACAGGCGGCAAAGACGGAAGATGAGAAGAGGTGGCTCGCGGAAAGGGCAGTGCCGAGGGTGCCTACGACGAGGATGAAGGCTCTCTCGCATATGCTGGAGGAGATTGGACACGCCGGTATATCGCCGTGGACTGACAAGGCGCTGGATCTACACGAGTACCAGTACAACGGCCCCGACCCAGACCTCGCCGTCAGCATGTACAGGAGTAGGGCAGAGGCGGCGAAAGACGTCGAGTTGCTTGTGGCCGAGCTGGCGAGGCGAGTCGAAGCCCTCAAACAGAGGACAAAATGGAGCGGTGAGCTGGAGGAGGCGCTGGGCGCCTTGGAAAAGGAACTACGGACACCACAGTCTCCTTAG